From the Bacillus tuaregi genome, one window contains:
- a CDS encoding ATP-dependent helicase, translated as MKTAKQGNQLIYLDNTNRSSYQRIYDEGKKGLLECPVCSEKVRLFLGITKDPFFQHIYTKKPTCQDPATIEKSTADTEQEINGFRLPTSRTITMTKNSETSFKSAKTVAQLPPFISNEKDMSTINSSYIRALEGANIYLDGNQAEAVLHPNGALLVLAGAGSGKTAVLTARTAYLLTEQSVEANRIMLVTFTAKAAAEMKARLLNYPNINTSQINRLVTGTFHSIFYRILAHHQPEKWNSNRLLNIEWQRRQILKDAGRELELDEKEFAYDAAMQQIGYWKNSMKSPKQVKTETSWDEKVLFLYERYEQFKKEKELFDFDDMLSGCHQLLEEEPDLLERYQNRFDYFLIDEFQDVNKVQYELIKMLSKKKKNVFVVGDDDQSIYAFRGSDPQYIRYFERDFPQAEVVHLSENYRSSHSIVEAANKIIVGNKHRRPKQMHAQFTNHHAPVLFFPEDEEEEATMIVTDISEKIAAGADPSDFAILFRTNTAARAVFERLTTSSLPFKIDQDIDSFYERFIIKSMLSFLKLTLNEDDQQAMASILPSLFLKQTVLTDLKAESILNDSTLLDCVSHVKTKFPFQEKKLKKVAPVIRSLTGRSPLAAIEKIEKELGFQEFLKKRGNEGNQWDKGSDDIRDLKVAAKNFTSIQDFLDHADHMAAMNKEMKQQSKKTKNAVTLSTIHRAKGLEYKMVYVLGTVDGSIPHDYALESLRNADSEPLEEERRLLYVAVTRAKEELYLSVPQNRRGKKANPSRFLTSIRY; from the coding sequence ATGAAAACAGCGAAACAAGGGAATCAATTAATCTATCTTGATAATACGAATCGATCATCCTATCAACGTATATATGATGAAGGTAAAAAAGGGCTATTAGAATGCCCTGTATGTTCAGAAAAAGTTAGATTATTTTTAGGAATTACAAAGGACCCATTTTTTCAACATATCTATACAAAAAAACCAACATGCCAAGATCCTGCTACTATAGAAAAGTCAACAGCTGATACAGAACAGGAAATTAACGGATTCCGTCTCCCTACTTCTCGCACAATAACCATGACAAAAAATAGTGAAACCAGCTTTAAATCTGCTAAGACTGTGGCTCAGCTCCCCCCCTTCATTTCAAATGAAAAAGATATGTCTACTATTAATTCTTCTTATATAAGGGCTCTAGAGGGAGCAAATATTTATTTAGATGGCAATCAAGCAGAAGCTGTCCTCCATCCAAACGGTGCTCTTCTTGTACTGGCCGGAGCCGGGAGCGGTAAAACAGCGGTATTGACTGCTAGAACTGCTTATTTGCTAACGGAACAAAGTGTAGAAGCTAATCGAATCATGCTTGTGACATTTACTGCAAAGGCAGCCGCCGAAATGAAAGCAAGGCTGTTAAACTATCCAAACATCAACACTAGCCAAATAAATCGTCTTGTCACAGGCACCTTTCACAGTATTTTTTATCGAATTCTCGCTCATCATCAACCCGAAAAATGGAACAGCAATAGACTCTTAAATATTGAGTGGCAGCGCCGGCAAATTTTGAAGGATGCCGGTAGAGAACTGGAACTCGATGAGAAAGAATTCGCCTATGACGCAGCCATGCAGCAGATTGGCTATTGGAAGAATTCTATGAAGTCGCCTAAACAGGTGAAGACGGAAACCAGCTGGGATGAAAAGGTATTGTTTTTATACGAACGATACGAACAATTTAAAAAGGAAAAAGAACTGTTCGATTTTGATGATATGCTATCAGGCTGCCATCAGCTGTTAGAAGAGGAACCTGATTTACTTGAACGCTATCAAAATCGCTTTGATTATTTTCTCATTGACGAATTTCAGGATGTGAATAAAGTCCAGTATGAACTCATCAAAATGCTCTCTAAGAAAAAGAAAAATGTATTCGTAGTGGGAGATGATGATCAATCTATCTATGCTTTTCGCGGAAGTGATCCACAATATATCCGATATTTCGAGAGGGATTTCCCTCAGGCAGAGGTCGTTCATTTGAGTGAAAATTACCGTTCCTCTCATTCCATTGTTGAGGCTGCTAATAAAATTATAGTCGGTAATAAACACCGTCGCCCTAAACAAATGCATGCCCAATTTACGAACCATCATGCTCCTGTCTTATTCTTTCCTGAAGATGAAGAAGAGGAAGCCACGATGATTGTGACGGATATAAGTGAAAAAATAGCTGCTGGTGCTGATCCTAGTGATTTTGCCATCCTCTTTCGCACCAATACTGCCGCAAGAGCAGTGTTTGAAAGACTGACAACTTCTAGTCTTCCATTTAAAATTGATCAGGATATCGATTCATTCTATGAACGATTTATTATCAAAAGTATGCTATCCTTTTTAAAGTTGACCTTGAATGAAGATGATCAGCAGGCAATGGCGAGCATACTGCCATCCCTGTTTCTTAAACAGACAGTCCTTACAGATTTAAAAGCCGAAAGTATTTTGAATGACTCTACCCTACTCGATTGCGTCAGCCACGTAAAGACTAAGTTTCCATTTCAAGAAAAAAAGCTGAAGAAGGTCGCTCCTGTTATCCGCTCGTTAACAGGAAGATCACCGCTTGCTGCTATTGAAAAGATCGAGAAGGAACTCGGTTTTCAGGAGTTTCTAAAAAAACGAGGAAACGAAGGAAATCAATGGGATAAAGGTTCTGACGATATTCGTGACCTTAAAGTGGCGGCAAAAAACTTCACTTCCATTCAAGATTTTCTTGACCATGCTGACCATATGGCAGCGATGAATAAAGAAATGAAACAGCAAAGTAAAAAGACAAAAAATGCCGTTACCTTAAGTACTATCCATCGTGCAAAAGGATTAGAATATAAGATGGTATATGTTCTTGGAACGGTTGATGGAAGTATTCCCCATGATTATGCACTAGAATCTCTTCGTAATGCTGACAGTGAGCCGCTTGAAGAGGAAAGACGTCTTTTATATGTGGCCGTAACCCGTGCTAAAGAGGAATTATATCTTTCCGTACCACAAAATAGACGTGGTAAAAAGGCAAATCCATCTCGTTTTTTAACATCTATTCGATATTAA
- a CDS encoding GNAT family N-acetyltransferase translates to MNLKSLDVQIVSNEKQLNDAFNIRKTVFVIEQQVPPAEEIDDLEPQSTHFILYIDEKPAGAGRYRTVDGYGKVERICVLKDFRGMGAGQAIMEKIATFAKEKGIKRLKLNAQTHAIPFYSKLGYQVVSDEFLDAGIPHKTMIKEI, encoded by the coding sequence ATGAATCTTAAATCGTTAGATGTACAGATAGTCAGCAACGAAAAGCAGCTAAATGACGCTTTCAATATACGTAAAACTGTATTTGTTATAGAGCAGCAGGTCCCACCGGCGGAAGAAATTGATGACCTTGAACCACAATCAACACACTTTATACTGTACATTGACGAAAAACCTGCTGGTGCAGGACGATATAGAACAGTAGACGGGTACGGCAAGGTTGAACGAATTTGTGTGCTAAAGGACTTCCGCGGCATGGGTGCCGGTCAGGCAATCATGGAGAAAATCGCTACATTTGCTAAAGAGAAAGGCATCAAGCGACTAAAGCTGAATGCACAAACACATGCAATTCCCTTTTACAGTAAATTAGGATATCAAGTTGTCTCGGATGAATTTCTCGATGCCGGCATTCCTCATAAAACAATGATTAAAGAAATATAA
- a CDS encoding 2'-5' RNA ligase family protein — MKYGIVIFPAKPLQDFVNSYRKRYDPHYTHIPPHITLKSGFDADDQEIKTIIPMLHVMAHRFEPFDITVTKFSSFKPVNNVIYLKIDPKDDLVNLHNEIEAQFPNHIPEYVYVPHITIGQKLTNDEHSDVFGSLQMLKLNKQDQVDRFHLVYQLENGSWTVYETFRLGKE, encoded by the coding sequence ATGAAATATGGTATCGTGATTTTCCCTGCAAAACCTTTACAAGATTTTGTTAACTCTTATCGTAAACGATATGACCCACATTACACACATATACCTCCACATATCACCTTAAAATCTGGCTTTGATGCAGATGATCAGGAAATCAAGACTATCATTCCAATGCTCCATGTGATGGCTCATAGATTTGAACCCTTTGATATTACCGTCACAAAGTTCAGCTCCTTTAAACCAGTAAATAATGTTATTTATTTAAAAATCGATCCAAAGGATGACCTAGTAAACCTTCACAATGAAATTGAAGCGCAATTTCCTAATCATATCCCTGAATATGTCTATGTTCCCCATATAACAATTGGTCAAAAACTAACAAATGATGAACATTCAGATGTATTTGGATCATTACAAATGTTAAAATTAAATAAGCAAGATCAGGTAGATCGTTTTCATCTTGTCTATCAGCTTGAAAATGGATCTTGGACAGTCTATGAAACATTTCGTCTTGGAAAGGAATAA
- a CDS encoding TAXI family TRAP transporter solute-binding subunit — translation MTVLLLALSMVLAACSGSSEETSGDSTDNGGGSEKPKFISILTGGTGGTYYPLGGAFANIISEETGIETNAETSGASAENMTTLKDGNAEIAFSQTDIASYAVEGKLMFKDSKIDNVQAIGTLYPETIQIVTTEKSGIKSVADLKGKKVSVGAPGSGTNPNAEQILEMYGMTFDDIEKKDLSFDESTAGIQDGTIDAAFVTAGTPTGAVEGLSATEDIVIVPIEQEKIDELIKKYPYYIQDEVAKGTYGLEEAVSTVAVQAMLVVRDDLSDDVVYDITKAIFENLNLVTHAKAKLIKAENAVNGVGIDIHPGAQRYFDEKGIKAAE, via the coding sequence ATGACGGTTCTATTGTTGGCGCTTTCTATGGTTTTGGCAGCCTGCAGCGGGTCAAGTGAGGAAACGAGTGGGGATTCTACTGATAATGGCGGCGGATCTGAAAAGCCGAAGTTTATCAGTATCCTGACAGGTGGAACTGGTGGTACATATTATCCACTTGGCGGAGCTTTTGCTAATATTATTTCAGAAGAAACAGGGATCGAAACAAATGCGGAAACGTCTGGTGCATCAGCTGAAAATATGACTACATTAAAAGACGGTAATGCAGAAATTGCTTTTTCACAAACAGACATCGCCTCCTATGCTGTTGAAGGAAAATTAATGTTTAAAGATTCGAAAATCGATAATGTACAAGCAATTGGTACCCTTTATCCTGAAACAATACAAATTGTCACAACTGAAAAATCAGGGATAAAATCAGTTGCAGACTTAAAAGGTAAAAAGGTGTCTGTTGGTGCACCAGGATCAGGGACAAACCCAAACGCTGAGCAGATTCTTGAAATGTACGGCATGACCTTTGATGATATTGAAAAGAAAGACCTTTCATTTGATGAATCTACTGCTGGTATCCAAGATGGTACAATTGATGCAGCCTTCGTTACAGCAGGTACCCCTACAGGTGCTGTCGAAGGATTATCTGCTACGGAAGATATTGTGATTGTGCCGATTGAACAGGAAAAAATCGATGAGCTTATTAAAAAATACCCATACTATATTCAGGATGAAGTGGCAAAGGGAACTTATGGACTTGAAGAAGCCGTTTCTACTGTAGCAGTACAAGCTATGCTCGTTGTGAGAGACGATCTTTCAGATGATGTTGTCTATGATATTACGAAAGCCATCTTTGAAAATCTAAACCTAGTAACCCATGCAAAAGCTAAATTAATTAAAGCTGAGAATGCTGTAAATGGTGTTGGTATAGATATTCACCCAGGAGCACAGAGATACTTCGATGAAAAAGGTATAAAAGCAGCTGAATAG
- a CDS encoding DUF1850 domain-containing protein, with product MKNKIVYLLFLLPFFLIMILLLIFTPKTEALVFQYQNSGKTLAYLYILEGETFQMKYTHSIHLSDVVESYEVLSDGRIKQYELMYEDFAIGMPANASEGETFEQVDGKYYIKNMERIFPSFDLRVGKVRANHTLIFEDNEYPLSQIIEPGTWVRLKIETINLWQRWKGVNILEK from the coding sequence GTGAAAAACAAGATTGTTTATTTGCTCTTTTTATTACCCTTTTTCCTAATCATGATCCTTCTTCTCATTTTTACCCCAAAGACAGAAGCACTCGTTTTTCAATATCAAAATAGCGGGAAGACACTCGCCTATCTCTACATCTTGGAAGGAGAAACCTTTCAAATGAAATATACTCACTCGATTCATTTATCAGATGTTGTGGAAAGCTATGAGGTTTTGAGTGATGGGAGGATCAAGCAATATGAATTGATGTATGAGGATTTTGCGATTGGTATGCCTGCGAATGCCTCTGAAGGAGAGACATTTGAGCAGGTAGATGGAAAATATTATATAAAAAATATGGAGAGGATATTTCCATCCTTTGATCTTCGAGTTGGAAAGGTAAGGGCCAATCATACATTAATTTTTGAGGATAATGAATACCCGCTTTCTCAAATTATTGAGCCAGGGACATGGGTAAGGCTGAAAATTGAAACAATCAATCTTTGGCAAAGATGGAAAGGAGTGAATATCCTTGAAAAATGA
- a CDS encoding TRAP transporter permease, translated as MKNEYETLSEEQQQQLLEKYDPESGTRKLKGIIGWIVFFGLLSFSLFQLYTSIFGVLTAQLQRSIHLGFALALIFLLFPLRKKNIGKKHKVAWYDIILAVSSIVVGAYWPLMIDDLVNRVGRLTDIDFIVGLVAILLVLEATRRAVGLPIMIIAVLFLLYAIFGPYMPGFLAHRGLELDRLVQTMFYTTEGILGTPLGVSSTFIFLFLLFGAFLVKTGVGQYFNDLAVSIAGKSTGGPAKVAVFSSALQGTISGSSVANVVTSGSFTIPMMKKLGYKKEFAGAVEAAASTGGQLMPPIMGAAAFLMVEFIGGGITYWEIAKAAAIPALLYFTGIWIMVHLEAKRVGLRGLTKEEMPNRKEVLKEIYLLLPIVAVIVLLMSGMSVMLAALYSIIITILVSAVKKKTRMNFKSFIEALVDGARTALGVAAATAAAGIIVGVVTKTGLGLKLANGLLDLAGGYLIPTLMLTMVAAIILGMGSPTTANYVITSTIAAPAIILLGVPDLSAHLFVFYFGIIADITPPVALAAFAASAVSGGEPIKTGVNASKLAIGAFIIPYMFVLSPELLMIDTTWSYLIWVVFTALAGMMSIGAGVIGYWFRKLSWIERLFAIGGGLCLIYPEGFSDIIGLAIFAAIIVVQFIFKGHDTPKTQVSG; from the coding sequence TTGAAAAATGAATATGAAACTCTATCAGAGGAGCAACAACAGCAACTGCTAGAAAAATATGATCCTGAATCTGGAACAAGAAAGCTAAAGGGTATCATAGGTTGGATTGTCTTTTTTGGTCTTTTATCTTTTTCTCTTTTTCAACTCTACACATCTATCTTTGGTGTATTAACAGCACAGCTGCAACGCTCTATTCATTTGGGCTTTGCGTTAGCGTTAATATTTTTATTATTCCCGCTCAGAAAAAAGAATATAGGGAAAAAACATAAGGTTGCCTGGTATGATATCATTCTTGCTGTATCATCGATTGTGGTAGGTGCCTATTGGCCGTTAATGATAGATGATTTAGTTAACCGGGTTGGAAGGTTAACGGATATAGACTTTATTGTTGGATTGGTTGCAATATTATTAGTACTGGAAGCAACTAGACGGGCTGTTGGTCTGCCAATCATGATAATTGCTGTACTATTTCTTCTTTATGCCATTTTTGGTCCGTATATGCCTGGTTTTCTTGCTCATCGCGGATTAGAGCTTGACAGACTTGTACAAACCATGTTTTATACAACAGAGGGTATTTTAGGAACCCCGTTAGGAGTTTCCTCAACCTTCATCTTTTTATTTTTACTTTTCGGCGCTTTTTTAGTTAAAACAGGTGTTGGACAATATTTTAATGATTTGGCTGTTTCCATTGCAGGGAAAAGTACAGGTGGACCTGCAAAAGTAGCAGTGTTCTCTAGCGCCCTTCAAGGGACGATAAGCGGCAGCTCGGTGGCAAATGTCGTGACCTCAGGCTCTTTTACGATTCCAATGATGAAAAAACTTGGCTATAAAAAGGAATTTGCTGGAGCTGTCGAGGCTGCTGCTTCGACAGGAGGGCAATTAATGCCGCCTATTATGGGAGCCGCGGCATTCTTAATGGTTGAATTCATCGGCGGCGGTATCACCTATTGGGAAATTGCAAAAGCAGCAGCCATTCCTGCCTTGCTTTATTTTACAGGCATTTGGATCATGGTTCATTTAGAGGCGAAAAGAGTAGGTTTGCGAGGCCTAACAAAGGAAGAAATGCCAAACCGTAAAGAAGTATTAAAGGAAATTTATTTATTACTTCCAATTGTGGCTGTTATAGTTCTGTTAATGAGCGGTATGAGTGTGATGTTGGCAGCCCTCTACTCTATTATCATTACCATTCTTGTCAGTGCAGTAAAAAAGAAGACTCGCATGAACTTTAAATCCTTTATCGAGGCATTGGTGGATGGCGCACGGACCGCGCTGGGAGTAGCAGCAGCAACTGCTGCTGCTGGTATCATTGTTGGAGTTGTTACGAAAACGGGTCTTGGTCTAAAGCTTGCCAATGGTCTATTGGATCTGGCTGGGGGGTATTTAATTCCAACGTTGATGCTTACCATGGTAGCGGCTATTATTCTAGGGATGGGTTCTCCAACAACTGCAAACTATGTCATAACGTCTACTATAGCAGCACCAGCTATTATTTTACTTGGGGTACCAGATTTATCTGCTCATTTATTTGTGTTCTATTTTGGAATTATCGCAGATATCACTCCACCTGTAGCACTGGCAGCCTTTGCCGCATCTGCTGTGTCAGGGGGAGAACCAATTAAGACAGGTGTCAATGCTTCAAAGCTAGCAATTGGTGCCTTCATTATCCCGTATATGTTTGTGTTGTCACCGGAGTTATTAATGATTGATACGACATGGAGCTACCTAATATGGGTGGTGTTTACTGCCTTAGCTGGTATGATGTCGATTGGAGCTGGCGTTATTGGCTATTGGTTCCGGAAGCTGTCCTGGATTGAACGCCTTTTTGCTATAGGAGGGGGCCTCTGTTTAATCTATCCAGAGGGATTTTCTGATATCATTGGGCTTGCTATTTTCGCGGCCATCATTGTCGTACAATTTATTTTTAAGGGACACGATACACCTAAAACACAGGTTTCAGGATAA
- a CDS encoding amidohydrolase family protein, which translates to MSTFVIKAKKIMTVSKKGTIEHGAMVVQNGKIIHISTWENVKQKYHQVPVIDYGEHIISPSLVDCHTHLLEFAPPSKFPITKETHLLAGKSILLEALCSGITALGEQVCGNPICELRVPDIKQAVQDVPMDICFAAASISVGFQKIIHFTAITGSTPIPREYLVNKDLIKALAAANDYAGGNIFINATPGNFLKHEVPNAGKLIHSQQELTDIVSSFHGYGTKIGANAAGEQGIQMALEAGFDVLHHAHGITDRQIEKAAKQKIMVVATPLGGSHLEPNSFTEIMKMIHAKIPLSISTGAFLPPYEKNAVALTDDRKRLIGPEALMAIANPFMTGMLEHGYSENEALALITRNPAKVLGKENRFGSLEEGKEANLLISEGIPGIELINPNKIKAVYFRGEKVVARL; encoded by the coding sequence ATGTCGACTTTTGTTATAAAAGCTAAGAAAATCATGACAGTCTCGAAAAAAGGAACAATTGAACATGGAGCAATGGTTGTTCAAAATGGAAAAATCATTCACATCTCAACCTGGGAAAATGTAAAGCAAAAATATCATCAGGTACCGGTGATAGATTACGGCGAACATATCATTAGCCCTTCCCTCGTTGACTGTCATACACATCTACTCGAATTTGCCCCTCCATCAAAATTTCCAATTACAAAAGAAACCCATCTACTTGCTGGTAAATCAATCCTGTTGGAAGCCCTTTGCTCAGGCATTACAGCTTTGGGTGAGCAGGTGTGTGGTAATCCAATATGTGAATTGCGTGTCCCTGATATTAAACAGGCAGTACAGGATGTACCAATGGATATATGCTTCGCTGCTGCAAGTATTTCTGTAGGGTTTCAAAAGATCATTCACTTCACGGCCATAACCGGATCTACTCCAATTCCTCGAGAATACCTTGTCAATAAAGATCTTATAAAGGCATTAGCAGCAGCAAATGATTATGCCGGTGGAAATATTTTTATTAATGCTACCCCGGGAAATTTTCTAAAGCATGAAGTGCCGAATGCAGGAAAATTAATTCATTCGCAACAAGAGTTAACCGACATCGTGTCTAGCTTTCATGGATATGGGACAAAAATCGGTGCCAACGCTGCAGGAGAGCAGGGAATTCAAATGGCATTGGAAGCAGGATTTGACGTGCTTCATCATGCACACGGAATAACAGACAGGCAGATAGAAAAAGCGGCAAAACAAAAAATTATGGTCGTAGCAACGCCTCTTGGTGGATCGCATTTAGAGCCCAATTCATTTACAGAAATCATGAAAATGATTCATGCGAAGATTCCGCTTTCAATTTCAACAGGTGCCTTTCTTCCTCCTTATGAAAAAAATGCAGTCGCATTAACCGATGATAGAAAGAGATTAATCGGTCCAGAAGCATTAATGGCGATAGCTAATCCGTTCATGACTGGGATGCTGGAGCATGGATACAGTGAAAATGAGGCATTAGCACTTATTACGAGAAATCCGGCTAAGGTCCTTGGAAAGGAGAATCGATTTGGAAGCTTAGAAGAAGGAAAGGAAGCGAATTTACTTATTTCGGAAGGGATACCTGGGATAGAACTCATCAATCCAAATAAAATTAAAGCGGTGTATTTTCGGGGGGAAAAGGTAGTTGCCCGTCTATAA
- a CDS encoding DUF2292 domain-containing protein — MAIIDQEKLNNIVELLEKIKFGSLNIVIHEGKITQLEVIEKHRFQK, encoded by the coding sequence ATGGCTATTATTGATCAAGAAAAGCTAAATAATATTGTAGAGTTATTAGAGAAAATTAAGTTTGGATCACTCAATATCGTCATTCACGAAGGAAAAATAACACAATTAGAAGTCATTGAAAAGCATCGATTTCAAAAATAG